From Cotesia glomerata isolate CgM1 linkage group LG3, MPM_Cglom_v2.3, whole genome shotgun sequence:
ATCATTAATCCTATAATCACCTATTGCCACTGACTTATAGTAAAGTAGCaactattgattaaaattaattaatcactatttaaaaattttgaattctttaTTGAGTTCTTTAACTTTGTATTTATgggaaacaatttattttttattcagaaattaaaatctatttaaatatatacttaaattattaataaaactcacaaatttgacagctgatctgagtaacacaaagaaaatgttaaaatcaacactttattattaactcgtaattttatttcttaaattttgaataaattcttaagaataattctttgtaaaattctaactaaattttctcggacgtaatccacactgataaatagttttacaaataattccaataaaataataattttagtcttcgaTAGTTCAATGTATAAAtgaccacgtggaatttttcgatttataaataattaataaaacaatttttctcaatgtaaaataaattcacgaaaaattatccacgggtaaTTCGATCTCAATGGCGTCGAAACTCAGTAGTCGATTCTCaataaatgatattaaataaataatactttcttgtaataaataatattaaataataataattcaattgttcttactaataaattatcgcGTGAAATAATTGCCAGGAATTCGCGtgctcaaaatggacgccgaTGTTCGTTAGTGCGTAGCAAATATGACCTCGGGTATGCGACCGACGCTTGACCGGTCGTGAGCCACCGATTGGAATAATTCTCAATATTCAGAATtcaaattaatgttttattaatgaagtaaatttatttaaaccaattttaagatgttaataattataaactggccaaattaataaattaattactcacgaCTTTTAAACccaagaggtctagaacattcttCGGGTATAAGATCCCCAAGAAGAATGCTCACAATGCTAACGAGTaagaattaattacaattaattaattatttaattattattaggcaaaatattataaacaattgaattatcaaaaatttgatttaataatgagaagtagtaaaattgatgagccgggtatacGACCCCCTTGACTCATCAAAGGAATCAAAGTCTCAATACCTGTGTAATTTTTGTGCTTTAGAAACTCAGGCTTCCTTCTTTGGACTGTTTTGGCTAGCGATATTACTGCGTTGGTCACTGCACTACTTCTAACTCACCGCAGCTACGCGATCAGCCAAGAAACCTAAAATTTCCCCCACTTAATGCTAATGGGTCCCGAAGaccgagacgcgccagtgctgcgtcgaatAATTATCACGCGTGTGCGGTTTTACCGTCACAGGGTAAATAGCCCTGTTACAATGGCATAAGCTGAATTCCAGCGCTTTACGCAATAACTAATTAGACAATGATCTGGTAAATTATGTTCTTTTTGAGCATCGGTGAGAGCTTTCGTTGCTTTATTACAATGCTTGAAATGACTAACGTTGGCGGAAACTTTTTGCagatgttttttaaaaatatcttcttTGAAAGCTTTTTCAATTACCAGTTGTAACGTATGACAGAAACAACGCACACTTTGGCCAATTTCAACATTTGAACTAGAGCTCATTCGTATTTCAGCGACCATATTTGGAGCATTGTCATGTACAACAGCAATTGTTTTATCAACTATTTTCCATTCTGATAGAGCTTTACACAaatacttgtaaatattttctgCAGTGTGACTTTCTGACATTTCATTTATGTCCAAAGTTACTGAACGCATATTCCATAAATCATCAATGGCATGTGCCGTAATAGTCATGAAGGAGTCTGATAAACGAGATGACCAACCATCAGTTGTAATTGATATGTGAGGAAAGCGATGAAAGGCTTCAAGAATATCATTTCGAACTGACTCGTACAAAAGTTCTAAAGGATTTTTAGTTACAGTTCTACTGGGAATTATATATTCAGGAAGAATGTCTTTCATAAATTGTGTAAGACCTGGACCTTCTGCATGTGATAAAGGCAGCATATCTATGGCAATATATTTAACAAGCGATATAGTAGTTGCTTCTGACTTAGAATTCTGAaacaaaaagaattaaaaagaagttaaTTACATTAAACGAATGATCGATAGAGAGTCGTATtgtttagtataaaaaatgaGTGAATACATACTTTATGGCTGTAATATTCTCTTGTTATTCgtcgctttttttttattgtccgAAGGACCTGGATTTGATTCTTCATCAGAGCTGAACATGAATAATAATGCATTTatataaaacatatttttaaaaaattagaataatttaatgtttttgtttcgaaaatattgaatttgatgaattaaataattcagtaCAAAACATAGGAAAAAACTTACTGTAAATCAGATTCTGTCTCTTCATTAGGTGTAACCGGTTCAATTTTATCAGAATGTTTACATTTTAAATGGTATCTTAGCAATGACGTAGTTTTTAACTTcacgctaagaaaatcgaagattttcaaaaatcgggaagttattggttttactccgttttgcaaaaatcgagtttttatcagatcttgAAGTTTGAAGggcacaggaagcttccctgactatccccgcgagggtcTCACtatgtttgtgtgtgtgtgtgtgtaagtatgtaaaccatCTATAATTTTGGTACggtttgaccgatttcatcgtggttggtgccattcaaaagggcttggccaaacagattttgaatacaatttggaccgattcggaccgatagatttcgagaaatctcaaaaaaacggtgaaaaaattttttttctaaagtggttttttttttaataacttttaaacggctttatcgatcaactctaaaaactaatcagcttttaaccttgaaaaaccacgtcgatcgccgcaaatccggtcaaaatcggttgattcgttcgagagatatcgtgaaggaaagaaaatcgaaaaaagtgttttttcagaattactccgaaatttctagttcgatcaatttaaacttaaagattctttatgagacttaaaaaactgcgtcgaatgccactaACCCCTTAAAAATTGGTTTACTCATTCacaagttattgcggtttgaaaattcaaaaaatagtgttttatcaaacttctatcagagttttgagctcaaagagctcaaaagcataaaaaagctatctctttgataGCTCTTTGATATCGGAGAGCTCAAGAcaacacaaattgtatttttgagctcaaagagctcaaaaacggcatAAGTGCCATTTTAATCGTccaagtatggaattagcgggaagttgcagggatggccttcagggtcaaccgttttcctaatttttttttatattatactcATTTGGACAATACTTACATTTGGCAATGCCATTTGTAACAAGTGTATAATGCTTCCATAAAGATGACATtgtgaaaatttcaaatgaacagcaataaaaaatatgaagtcttattaaaatacaaatataaaatctGCGAGACAAACACTACAACACTTGATGATCATATTGGCAAAAAAACGAATTAGttttcgaataaattttttcattggaCATATCAGAAAGAGTGCGTAATTTGAATCGCAGAGTAAAATTGCTCATTTAATACGTTTTAAAAAATCcggataattatttattaattaattcataggTCATTAAGTTACTTTACTCTCGTTTGTTCTGTTGTtcttcatgatttttttcccaaaaaacgAGGTTaacattaatttcaatacttATACGCACCTCAGTATACAACAAAAAGCATCTAAAAAATTAGCTATTTAACTGGTTTAGCAGTTGGCTAATTAGCTAAGCTAATTCGGCTAATCGGTTAAATTAGCTAAGCTGGCCAGCTAACTGGCTGATTAACTTAGCTATAACTTTTTTAGCCGGCCTAACCGGTCAAATTGTACAGccctaatatttatttaataattaataaaatatttattttttagttgataaaatattcatttattaattaataaaattatttatttatttattgcgttgaaatttgaataaatacaaGGGAGCGGGACAACTATTTGAATTGAGACGCATGCGCTCTTAGCGCGTCGTCGTTGATGCGCGCTCAGCCCAGTCTCGTTCAGCTGCGGcggaaaaatttgtttgtttttgaaaaaattctcactaTATAGGTTTCTCAATGTAGCcaacaaaaaagtttaaaccctagactttttttttttggtgctAAGTTTAGTGTAGAAGGCTGTATTAATGACTACACCTTAGTAGTAGCAGTAGAAAAGAGGAAGAATAAAGAAATAGAAAGAGGATAAAGTGATATTTTGTTTCGTCAACGAATATTACAGAATTAAAACGTCAATTGTGGTGGTATGGTATACTTTTACTCGCATACACGTCCAAGAATATACAGTAATACACgtaggtatatatatatatattttaacacTTAGatacaaatgaaaaatatgtgtGAGATCCATTCAACACAAACACACACTCATTGACTGGTTCACATTCTAGATACAAGTCGTGGAACAATCAgctgcaaaaaataaatttatttattaaactccggcatatataatatttaaaatatacgtAATATATATTACTACGTGCAACAaggatataaatatatattttcctGAATATTATCCGACTGGTGTATGGGTTTGCGTCATTTGTGAATTGTATCCTCAAGCTCTTGGATGAGTTGGTATGGTTTTAAATGTGTGTGACGCATCAACGAAAAATTGCAAGCTGGCACCGTAGACCCACGTAAGAAAAGCTTTCTGTTCTCCAGGACTTGTTTTGCCGAGCGACAGTTTACTTGaagaataacaaataaataaatttatttttggagaTACGAgcgttttattatttataatgaataagACGTGTGCCCGGTGTGAAAAAACTGTGTATCCCATCGAGGAACTCAAGTGTCTGGATAAGGTTAgttatttttggtatttatatttatatttttaaatattagtttttatttaacttctgTAAGGGCGGCGGGTTATTTTAAAGACAGCTGGATGTTCGCCTGAAGAAAAAGTAACCGGTAGTAGTTAACCTTCTTTGACTGTCAGACATTTTAATGTCTCAATTTAcaaggaaaatatttatttttaacggtGATAAAACTGTACACTGTCGGAGGAAACGTCTAATTTACGTGggaaaatactttttttttttctaatcttgcctaaaaaaatttagaagaatAATAAAAGAGAGGGGTAGTGAATGTAATTGCTTTGTTTGACGTTCTCAATACTCTCTCGGTCTCACGGCCACGTTTAAATGATGtcatgaattaattaaatgaaagagAATtacgattaatttattactattactatgatcacttttattttcagtaaTCTGATTCATTATCGagtttaactattttatttattgtaattaaatttaaagcgataaataaataggtgattgacatattttttttttttttttttttttagatatggCACAAGCAGTGTTTCAAGTGCCAAGGATGCAATATGACCCTCAATATGAGGACTTACAAGGGTTTCAACAAACAACCTTACTGCGAGGCGTAAGTACTTATCTtcagtaatttaattatttaattagagagtaaataaataaacatacgTCAAGTGATTTTGTTAGTGGCGGTGTCAAGTCATTGACTTAGTCACGTGgacgaaaattaaaattatttatttaaacgaaCGCCGAGGGAGATGATTTTTCAAGTATTTAATCTTTCTCTGTGAAAGTTTCGTTACATTTGAccttatttttgttatattaattattaattgccGAACAATGGatcttgtaattaataattgtcatttTAGTATccggttattttttttttttaattatttttttttattttaaccagttttttttttttttttttaaagttataaatggagaataattagtaatattaatatttttaaatacacttCCGACagttaatgtaaaaaaaaaaaaaaaaaaaaaaatacactgaAATTAGTAAAtacttgacattttttttatttttttgaaaaataaactagttctaaaaaatgaaattttttattttttagagcatttaaaaatgaaatttttttaaataagttttttttgtaaaaatttattaaaaaaattataagaaaaaaaaatcttaaaacttatttataatttttctgtaattgTTAGATAAAACTTGTTCTTTACATTAATATGATAATTATCTCTGTTATCTAACTACTAAATATAAtgctcataaaaaaatgtcatgatTCATTTTCATCACTATTCAactacatatatacatacaaataTCTATATgttcttaattttatatcatttaatttaatgatataaatgcatattaaataagaaagttgataaatttttataaaaattgaaatcaactagaactattaaaaaaaaataataatcttgttaattcatgtagaaaattattacaaatcatATCTTTTATTGtcggagtaaaaaaaatttttttcctcgaatgaattattaagaaaCATTAAAATATACTTATACAATGAAACGATTAGTAGaaataatagaataataatttgatagtataataataataatgaacaaaaatatttttctaggCATATACCAAAAGCCAAAGCGACAACAATGGCTGAGACACCAGAACTGAAACGCATCGCCGAGAACACAAAGATCCAGAGTAATGTTAAGTATCACGCGGAATTCGAGAAAGCCAAGGGTAAATTTACACAGGTAGCCGACGACCCAGAGACGCTGAGGATCAAACagaatagtaaaataatatctaaCGTCGCGTATCACGGGGACCTTCAAAAAAAAGCTATTATGGAGCAGAAGAGAACGATGACCGGAGAAAATGACGAACAAATAGGTAATTTATGTTTCATTTATATTAGACTAATTTTAACTTGTCGtaacactaaagttagccgacatttttaattttttatatattaaattagaactaaaaaatattttttaaaaattgcacttatagtttttcaagttttttacaaatgaaattttttttttcaaaattttttcaataaaaaaattctaaaaatttagagatgtcagctaacttaatttttattaacttgtccttgtaatttgtcattaaaattaaagttagccgacatttttagttttttaattttttttttcttcatttattaaattagaactaagaaatatttctaaaaaattgcattaataatttttcaagttttttacgaatgaaattttctttcgtaacaattttttcaataaaaaaaattctaaaaattttaagatgttggctaacttaatttcaattttgtcATTGGTCACTGATCTATATCATAACCATAATCAGTGTCGGTGGTGGAGATGTGTGTTTGCTATTGTGTCATTGTGTCGTAATGTGTGTTTTAGAGTATGTAGAATATACAGACGGTTCAATAGCACCTGCAAGCAGTGTTATTAACGCTAACGCTAACGTTAATGCTAACGCTAACATTGCAATGCCAGTGAGAACAGTAAGTCCTGTTCAAAAAACTCCCGGAAAAATAGCTGACTATGATCCAATAACTGAGGCTAGACCCAGTCCGTACTCGGCTAGACAAGCAGCTACTACTGTTATTTATACCAGTGATAAGGGCGCAGGTATGTTTTGCGCTTAACcgtttttttaatgttattttttatttctgtttttatttttattgttcaagATTGTATTATAATATGCAATGCTTTATTTATATTGCTACTTGATATGTAAAGAATGTGCTTATTTAACTGCAttgagtaattttatttattttttttttttttatttttttatgcagtAACAAATCCACCGACAAGAAAAATAGGATCTGTTGCTGACATAGATCCAGTCAATGAGTATTACGGATCTTTAACGCCtggtattaataataatcatgttCCACAACAGCAACAGCCGCACCCGCCTCCGGTACAAGCTAATACTttggtatattttttatttttatttttttaatttataattttttttaagttaaattaatttaatttataattttttttaaaaattgaattattttaatttataatttttttaaaaattaaattaattttttaaaattgaattattttaattgataattttttcaaaattaaattattttaatttacaagtttttaaaaatttagttatttttttataatttttatttgttattttttatttaattaaaaaatcagagAGTTTATCGCGCATTGTACGATTACGAAGCACAAGATGTAGATGAAGTGAGCTTCTGCGACGGTGACCTGATTCTCAACTGCACGGCAATCGACGAGGGCTGGATGACGGGTCTTGTACAACGAACCGGACGTCACGGAATGTTGCCAGCTAATTATGTTGAACCAGCccatatttaatatattattataatatttaataatattttatattatcaaaCAATAGACATTCACAACGATTTGATTTATCCGACAAATATTGTCTTTGTAAACATTGCGATCGTTTATTTACACtg
This genomic window contains:
- the LOC123260505 gene encoding zinc finger BED domain-containing protein 4-like, whose protein sequence is MKRQNLIYTLMKNQIQVLRTIKKKRRITREYYSHKNSKSEATTISLVKYIAIDMLPLSHAEGPGLTQFMKDILPEYIIPSRTVTKNPLELLYESVRNDILEAFHRFPHISITTDGWSSRLSDSFMTITAHAIDDLWNMRSVTLDINEMSESHTAENIYKYLCKALSEWKIVDKTIAVVHDNAPNMVAEIRMSSSSNVEIGQSVRCFCHTLQLVIEKAFKEDIFKKHLQKVSANVSHFKHCNKATKALTDAQKEHNLPDHCLISYCVKRWNSAYAIVTGLFTL
- the LOC123260960 gene encoding LIM and SH3 domain protein F42H10.3 isoform X2 encodes the protein MNKTCARCEKTVYPIEELKCLDKIWHKQCFKCQGCNMTLNMRTYKGFNKQPYCEAHIPKAKATTMAETPELKRIAENTKIQSNVKYHAEFEKAKGKFTQVADDPETLRIKQNSKIISNVAYHGDLQKKAIMEQKRTMTGENDEQIEYVEYTDGSIAPASSVINANANVNANANIAMPVRTVSPVQKTPGKIADYDPITEARPSPYSARQAATTVIYTSDKGAVTNPPTRKIGSVADIDPVNEYYGSLTPGINNNHVPQQQQPHPPPRVYRALYDYEAQDVDEVSFCDGDLILNCTAIDEGWMTGLVQRTGRHGMLPANYVEPAHI
- the LOC123260960 gene encoding LIM and SH3 domain protein F42H10.3 isoform X1 — encoded protein: MNKTCARCEKTVYPIEELKCLDKIWHKQCFKCQGCNMTLNMRTYKGFNKQPYCEAHIPKAKATTMAETPELKRIAENTKIQSNVKYHAEFEKAKGKFTQVADDPETLRIKQNSKIISNVAYHGDLQKKAIMEQKRTMTGENDEQIEYVEYTDGSIAPASSVINANANVNANANIAMPVRTVSPVQKTPGKIADYDPITEARPSPYSARQAATTVIYTSDKGAVTNPPTRKIGSVADIDPVNEYYGSLTPGINNNHVPQQQQPHPPPVQANTLRVYRALYDYEAQDVDEVSFCDGDLILNCTAIDEGWMTGLVQRTGRHGMLPANYVEPAHI
- the LOC123260960 gene encoding LIM and SH3 domain protein Lasp isoform X3, which produces MAETPELKRIAENTKIQSNVKYHAEFEKAKGKFTQVADDPETLRIKQNSKIISNVAYHGDLQKKAIMEQKRTMTGENDEQIEYVEYTDGSIAPASSVINANANVNANANIAMPVRTVSPVQKTPGKIADYDPITEARPSPYSARQAATTVIYTSDKGAVTNPPTRKIGSVADIDPVNEYYGSLTPGINNNHVPQQQQPHPPPVQANTLRVYRALYDYEAQDVDEVSFCDGDLILNCTAIDEGWMTGLVQRTGRHGMLPANYVEPAHI